One window of the Janthinobacterium sp. PAMC25594 genome contains the following:
- a CDS encoding CatA-like O-acetyltransferase — protein MKNFAKRRDRYDLFRAFENPLVNINFQLDVPDFRPWCKERNIPVFHFFLFCLLNTVKEIDNFMYRICQGEVIRIDDFPASYTVINGDENLNYTRFTMTDQLDLFIARSLEAKRLAEASSALINTGEGESEREQRNNIYITCLPWLELAAIEHPIYRHRDADIPTFTWGKFGPAQPDGRMRVPFSAQAHHGFVDGYHVQKLAQALSRRIATMIS, from the coding sequence ATGAAAAATTTTGCAAAGCGGCGCGACCGCTACGACTTGTTCCGCGCGTTTGAGAATCCCCTCGTCAACATCAATTTCCAGCTCGATGTGCCGGACTTCCGGCCCTGGTGCAAGGAACGGAACATCCCCGTGTTCCACTTTTTCCTGTTTTGCCTGCTCAATACGGTCAAGGAAATCGACAACTTCATGTACCGCATCTGCCAGGGCGAGGTAATCAGGATCGACGATTTTCCCGCCTCCTACACCGTCATCAACGGCGACGAGAACCTCAATTACACGCGTTTCACGATGACGGACCAGCTTGACCTGTTCATCGCACGCAGCCTGGAAGCGAAGCGCCTCGCCGAAGCGAGCTCTGCGCTGATCAACACGGGCGAGGGAGAGAGCGAGCGCGAGCAGCGCAACAATATCTACATCACCTGCCTGCCATGGCTGGAGCTGGCGGCCATCGAGCACCCGATTTACCGCCACCGCGACGCGGACATCCCGACCTTTACTTGGGGCAAGTTCGGCCCCGCGCAGCCGGACGGCCGCATGCGGGTACCGTTTTCCGCGCAGGCGCATCACGGCTTTGTCGATGGCTACCATGTGCAGAAACTGGCGCAGGCGCTGTCGCGGCGCATTGCCACGATGATTTCCTAG
- a CDS encoding helix-turn-helix domain-containing protein, with product MDDFYTEVPRELIATVRDHAPGTMFPSHSHARGQFAYAARGVISVHTPQGNWLVPPQRACWVPAGLVHGMRMHGAVSMHNVFIAPDAIARMGLPPDCQVLDATPLLRQLLAEAVTVEALYAEQSRAGRLMALLLDEIAAMAPLPLNAPLPQDARLARLCMELLEHPSLDNSLDTMAAQAGMSRRTFTRQFRAQTGLAFAQWRQQACLLAAITRLAQGQAVTRVALDLGYASPSAFTAAFRRVLGRAPSDYLN from the coding sequence ATGGATGATTTTTATACGGAAGTGCCACGCGAACTGATCGCCACGGTGCGCGACCATGCCCCCGGCACAATGTTCCCCAGCCACAGCCATGCGCGCGGGCAATTCGCCTATGCGGCGCGCGGCGTCATCAGCGTGCATACGCCGCAAGGCAACTGGCTGGTGCCGCCGCAACGCGCTTGCTGGGTACCGGCCGGACTCGTCCACGGCATGCGCATGCATGGCGCCGTGAGCATGCACAACGTGTTTATCGCCCCGGACGCCATCGCCAGGATGGGCTTGCCACCCGATTGCCAGGTGCTCGATGCCACGCCGCTGCTGCGCCAGTTGCTGGCCGAGGCCGTGACCGTGGAGGCCCTGTATGCGGAACAGTCGCGCGCCGGGCGATTGATGGCCTTGCTGCTCGATGAAATCGCCGCCATGGCGCCCCTGCCCCTGAACGCGCCCCTGCCGCAGGATGCCAGGCTGGCGCGGCTGTGCATGGAATTGCTCGAACATCCCAGCCTGGACAACAGCCTGGACACGATGGCGGCGCAGGCGGGCATGAGCCGGCGCACCTTTACGCGGCAATTCCGCGCCCAGACGGGCCTGGCCTTTGCCCAATGGCGCCAGCAAGCGTGCCTGCTGGCCGCCATCACGCGGCTGGCCCAGGGGCAAGCCGTCACCCGCGTCGCGCTCGACCTCGGTTATGCCAGTCCCAGCGCCTTCACGGCCGCCTTCCGCCGCGTGCTGGGCCGGGCGCCCAGCGACTATTTAAACTAG
- a CDS encoding alpha/beta fold hydrolase, with product MHNSYHRVGHGPHAVIVLHGWFGDAHAFAPMEVALDGAAFSYVFMDNRGYGGMRGAAGQYSMDEVARDALALADALGFATFSVVGHSMGGMALERLALLAPLRLRKLVAVAPVPSCGVAFDGAAQQLFLDASGDVQARRAIIARSTGGRLSSTWLDWKARYSWESADQAAFAAYFLAWSGTDFSGEVIGAASKLPLLALVGEHDPRFNADLMRRTYLAWYPQARLEVLGNAGHYPMNEAPLALAASIEAFLSVG from the coding sequence ATGCACAATAGCTATCATCGCGTGGGTCATGGCCCCCATGCCGTCATCGTCCTGCACGGCTGGTTTGGCGACGCGCACGCATTTGCGCCGATGGAAGTGGCCCTCGATGGCGCCGCTTTCAGCTATGTCTTCATGGATAATCGCGGCTATGGCGGCATGCGCGGCGCGGCGGGACAGTATTCGATGGATGAAGTCGCTCGCGACGCGTTGGCGCTGGCCGATGCGCTCGGTTTCGCCACCTTCAGCGTGGTCGGTCACTCGATGGGCGGCATGGCGCTGGAACGGCTGGCCTTGCTGGCGCCCTTGCGTTTGCGCAAACTGGTGGCCGTGGCGCCCGTGCCAAGCTGCGGCGTGGCGTTCGATGGAGCGGCCCAGCAACTGTTTCTCGATGCCAGCGGCGATGTGCAGGCGCGGCGCGCCATCATAGCCCGCAGCACGGGCGGGCGCTTGTCCTCTACCTGGCTGGACTGGAAGGCGCGGTATTCGTGGGAAAGTGCGGATCAGGCCGCGTTCGCCGCCTATTTTCTCGCGTGGAGCGGGACGGATTTCAGCGGCGAAGTGATCGGCGCGGCGTCGAAGCTGCCCTTGCTGGCGCTGGTGGGCGAGCACGACCCCCGTTTTAATGCGGACTTGATGCGCCGCACCTATCTGGCGTGGTACCCGCAAGCCCGGCTGGAGGTGCTGGGCAATGCGGGACACTATCCGATGAATGAAGCGCCACTGGCCCTGGCGGCCAGCATCGAGGCGTTTTTATCAGTGGGGTGA
- a CDS encoding LysE family translocator, which produces MHLSNWLLFCSVALLVTFSPGPAVLLAISNAIAVGPRRAMISSMGNGFGLFIISGVAMAGMGVVLATSATAFMLLKLAGALYLVYLGIKQWRSKTSIVADAPVALGAANPNSFWKLFRQGLTVALTNPKAILFFSALFPQFITPGEPVAIQFTVLTTSFVACAMLAHLFYANLARLLKTQLATPGRAKLFNRISGGAFVLLGLSLLRLRAKTA; this is translated from the coding sequence ATGCACCTCTCGAACTGGCTGCTTTTCTGCAGCGTCGCCCTGCTCGTCACGTTTTCTCCCGGCCCGGCCGTCCTGCTGGCCATCTCGAATGCCATCGCCGTCGGCCCGCGCCGCGCGATGATCAGCAGCATGGGCAATGGTTTTGGCTTGTTCATCATTTCCGGCGTGGCCATGGCCGGCATGGGCGTCGTGCTGGCCACCTCGGCCACGGCCTTCATGCTGCTGAAACTGGCTGGCGCCCTGTACCTGGTGTACCTGGGCATCAAGCAATGGCGCAGCAAGACCAGCATCGTGGCCGATGCGCCCGTGGCGCTTGGCGCGGCGAATCCAAATTCGTTCTGGAAACTCTTCCGCCAGGGCTTGACGGTCGCGCTGACCAATCCCAAGGCCATCCTGTTCTTCTCGGCCCTGTTCCCGCAATTCATCACGCCGGGCGAACCGGTGGCCATCCAGTTCACCGTGCTGACGACTTCGTTTGTGGCCTGCGCCATGCTGGCCCACTTGTTCTACGCCAACCTGGCGCGCCTGCTGAAAACCCAGCTGGCGACGCCAGGCCGCGCCAAGCTGTTCAACCGCATTTCGGGCGGCGCCTTCGTGCTGCTGGGCCTGAGCCTGCTGCGCCTGCGCGCCAAGACGGCGTAA
- a CDS encoding YeiH family protein, translating to MSSLSTTTTTSFSDRYGRLLPGLMLSGAIAWSAIALGKLEWMQSHGMSALTLAIMLGIVLGNSVYGRLAPACGAGVAFSKQTLLRLGIILYGFRLTFQDIGQVGLAGIAIDALVLTSTFGLAMFLGTKVFKLERNSAILIGAGSSICGAAAVMATEPVVKGRSEDVTVAVSTVVVFGTIAIFLYPLLYQLNQGWQVLGATPTAFGVYIGSTVHEVAQVVAAGKSIGQEAANAAVIAKMVRVMMLAPFLVILSAVLARGTAKAGGHDKAAKLAIPWFAFIFIGVVAFNSLGLLPAATVATITDIDTALLAMAMAALGLTTHMSAIRRAGIKPLLLAGLLFCWLIAGGAAINHVVASLFA from the coding sequence ATGTCTTCCTTATCCACCACAACTACAACAAGTTTCAGCGACCGCTACGGCCGCTTGCTGCCGGGCCTGATGCTGAGCGGCGCAATCGCCTGGAGCGCCATCGCGCTGGGCAAGCTGGAATGGATGCAAAGCCACGGCATGAGCGCGCTGACCCTGGCCATCATGCTGGGCATTGTGCTGGGCAACAGCGTGTATGGCCGCCTGGCGCCCGCCTGCGGCGCGGGCGTGGCCTTTTCCAAGCAGACATTATTACGACTCGGCATCATCCTCTACGGCTTCCGTCTGACGTTCCAGGATATCGGGCAAGTGGGCCTGGCCGGCATCGCCATCGACGCGCTGGTGCTGACCTCCACGTTTGGCCTGGCCATGTTCCTCGGCACCAAGGTGTTCAAGCTGGAACGCAACAGCGCCATTCTGATCGGCGCGGGCAGCTCGATTTGCGGGGCGGCGGCCGTGATGGCGACCGAGCCCGTCGTCAAGGGGCGCAGCGAAGACGTTACCGTGGCCGTCTCCACCGTCGTCGTGTTCGGCACCATCGCCATCTTTCTGTATCCGCTGCTGTACCAGTTGAATCAAGGCTGGCAGGTGCTGGGCGCCACGCCCACGGCGTTTGGCGTGTACATCGGCTCGACCGTGCACGAAGTGGCGCAAGTGGTGGCGGCAGGCAAGTCGATCGGGCAGGAAGCGGCGAACGCGGCCGTGATCGCCAAGATGGTGCGCGTGATGATGCTGGCACCGTTTCTCGTCATCCTGTCGGCGGTGCTGGCGCGCGGCACGGCCAAGGCCGGTGGCCACGACAAAGCGGCCAAGCTGGCCATTCCCTGGTTCGCCTTCATTTTTATCGGCGTGGTCGCCTTCAATTCGCTGGGCCTGTTGCCAGCGGCCACGGTAGCCACCATCACCGATATCGACACGGCGCTGCTGGCCATGGCCATGGCGGCCCTGGGCTTGACGACGCATATGTCGGCCATCCGCCGCGCCGGCATCAAGCCCCTGCTGCTGGCCGGTCTGCTGTTCTGCTGGCTGATCGCCGGTGGCGCGGCCATCAACCACGTGGTCGCCAGCCTGTTTGCCTGA
- a CDS encoding LysR family transcriptional regulator, producing MALTLRQLQIFLAVADTGSTSAAGEQIALSQSATSAALNELETLLGAQLFDRVGKRLLLNDNGRLLLPQARQMRDAAASIERQFAGADPSVPVSLQIGASTTIGIYLLPQILAQAAQQYGRSIPQVTIANTADIAAAVAEFRVDIGLIEGPCHEAGLLVEPWLTDQMLIVAAPTHPLAQLHHLLSFAELNQAGWLLREAGSGTREAVEQALVPYLHYLRAAGEFSNSEAIKYGAAAGLGIACLSRVVVADLLASGQLVELDTMLPPLERNFYLIRQSKKILSPRLTGFLELCRHASRMA from the coding sequence ATGGCTTTGACCTTGCGGCAACTGCAGATTTTCCTCGCCGTGGCGGACACGGGCAGCACCAGCGCGGCCGGCGAACAGATTGCACTGTCGCAATCGGCCACCAGCGCGGCCCTGAATGAACTGGAAACCTTGCTCGGTGCACAACTGTTTGACCGCGTGGGCAAGCGATTGCTGCTCAATGACAATGGCCGCCTGCTGTTGCCGCAGGCGCGGCAGATGCGCGACGCGGCCGCCAGCATCGAGCGCCAGTTCGCGGGCGCCGACCCGTCCGTGCCCGTCAGCCTGCAGATCGGTGCCAGCACAACGATAGGCATCTATCTGCTGCCGCAGATCCTGGCCCAGGCGGCGCAGCAGTACGGGCGCAGCATCCCGCAGGTGACGATTGCCAACACGGCCGACATCGCGGCCGCCGTGGCGGAGTTTCGTGTCGATATCGGCCTGATCGAGGGGCCGTGCCACGAAGCGGGCTTGCTGGTGGAGCCGTGGCTGACGGACCAGATGCTGATCGTGGCCGCGCCCACGCATCCGCTGGCGCAGCTGCACCATTTGCTCAGCTTTGCGGAGCTGAACCAGGCGGGCTGGCTGCTGCGCGAAGCGGGCTCGGGTACGCGCGAAGCGGTGGAGCAGGCACTGGTGCCGTATCTGCACTATCTGCGCGCCGCGGGCGAATTCAGCAATTCGGAAGCGATCAAATATGGCGCCGCGGCCGGTCTCGGCATCGCCTGCCTGTCGCGGGTGGTGGTGGCCGATCTGCTGGCCAGCGGGCAACTGGTGGAACTGGACACCATGCTGCCACCGCTGGAGCGCAACTTTTATCTGATCCGCCAGTCCAAGAAGATCCTCTCGCCCCGTTTGACGGGATTTTTGGAACTGTGCCGTCACGCCTCGCGCATGGCTTGA
- a CDS encoding helix-turn-helix domain-containing protein — protein sequence MENLILTENDTEQRLAARLKQLRVERGWSLDQLANLSQVSRATLSRLENGEVSPTTNVLGKLCAAYGLAMSRLLRMVEDDFPPLLRRAQQGVWTDPETGFIRRSVSPPSCALAGEALECELGAGVTIAYAASPRPGMEHHLLLQDGKLNVTVDGRSHDLMAGDCLRYQLHGASAFATPPDSGARYFLFLV from the coding sequence ATGGAAAATTTGATACTCACCGAGAACGATACGGAACAACGTCTGGCCGCGCGCCTGAAACAGTTGCGCGTGGAGCGGGGCTGGTCGCTGGACCAGTTGGCGAACCTGAGCCAGGTCAGCCGCGCCACCCTGTCGCGCCTGGAAAATGGCGAAGTCAGCCCGACTACCAATGTGTTGGGCAAGCTGTGCGCCGCGTATGGCCTGGCCATGTCGCGCCTGCTGCGCATGGTCGAGGACGATTTTCCGCCCTTGCTGCGGCGGGCTCAGCAGGGTGTGTGGACGGACCCGGAGACCGGCTTTATCCGCCGTTCCGTCTCGCCCCCATCGTGCGCCTTGGCTGGCGAAGCGCTCGAATGCGAACTGGGCGCGGGTGTGACGATCGCCTACGCGGCCTCGCCCCGGCCCGGCATGGAACATCATCTGTTGCTGCAGGACGGCAAGCTGAACGTGACGGTCGACGGCCGCTCGCACGATTTAATGGCCGGCGATTGCCTGCGCTACCAGTTGCATGGCGCCAGCGCGTTTGCGACGCCGCCGGACAGTGGCGCCCGCTATTTTCTCTTTCTCGTCTGA
- a CDS encoding GNAT family N-acetyltransferase, producing MPASLRSFSSADILERLPELGALLQDCVHDGASIGFILPFDVAASQAFWTENVLPALTRGVRLLLVAEVEGKVAGAVQLDWDTNPNQAHRAEVRKLLVAPAYRRLGLARQLMLALEEQARLLPRSLLTLDTRSGDHAEPLYLSLGYVVAGSIPAYALAPAGDRLDATTLMYKQL from the coding sequence ATGCCCGCATCGCTGCGTAGTTTCAGTTCCGCCGATATTCTCGAACGCCTGCCGGAACTGGGCGCCTTGTTGCAAGACTGCGTGCACGACGGCGCCAGCATCGGTTTCATCTTGCCGTTCGACGTGGCGGCCAGCCAGGCGTTCTGGACGGAGAATGTCTTGCCGGCCTTGACGCGTGGCGTGCGCCTGCTGCTGGTGGCCGAGGTGGAAGGCAAGGTGGCCGGCGCCGTGCAGCTGGACTGGGATACCAACCCCAACCAGGCGCACCGGGCCGAAGTGCGCAAGCTGCTGGTCGCGCCCGCTTATCGCCGCCTCGGCCTCGCGCGCCAGCTGATGCTGGCGCTGGAAGAGCAGGCGCGCCTCTTGCCGCGCAGCCTGCTGACTCTGGACACGCGCAGCGGCGACCATGCCGAACCGCTGTATTTGTCGCTCGGTTACGTGGTGGCGGGCAGCATCCCCGCCTATGCGCTGGCGCCGGCCGGCGACCGGCTGGACGCCACCACCCTCATGTACAAGCAGCTATAG
- a CDS encoding methyl-accepting chemotaxis protein produces the protein MNISNIRIGVRLTTGFLLASLLLAVVVGISTWQLATVSGEIDSSVNQRYARIEQLQATRNRTQEQPALRDIDQQIATQSAQMRAAAEAAMARAHDTSVLIIALGLIGGVLSLVTAWFISSGIVRPLRHAVKVARKVAGGDLSGNIRVESGDEVGQLLQALKDMNASLIHIVGDVRGGTQDIAGASGEIAAGNLDLSQRTQAQASSLEQTAASMEELTGTVKQNADNARQANQLAQSAADVAGKGGKVVAEVVDTMSSINASSKKIVDIIGVIDAIAFQTNILALNAAVEAARAGEQGRGFAVVAAEVRTLAQRSAGAAREIKQLIGDSVERVDAGARLVDTAGATMREIVASVHRVTDIMGEISMASGEQLSGIEQVNAAIVQMEHVTQQNAALVEQASTAAASMQQRAQQLSGTVGIFTLGNETASRHAAPAISLVAVQDTTHDKGTPALSRSRAPAVRARLKA, from the coding sequence ATGAATATTTCAAACATACGCATCGGTGTACGCCTGACAACGGGTTTTTTGCTGGCATCGCTGTTGCTGGCCGTGGTCGTCGGCATCAGCACGTGGCAGCTGGCCACGGTAAGCGGGGAAATCGACAGCAGCGTGAACCAGCGCTATGCGCGCATCGAGCAATTGCAGGCCACGCGCAATCGCACGCAGGAGCAGCCCGCCCTGCGCGACATCGACCAGCAGATCGCCACGCAATCGGCGCAGATGCGCGCGGCGGCCGAGGCCGCCATGGCCCGCGCGCACGATACGAGCGTGCTGATCATCGCGCTGGGCCTGATCGGCGGTGTGTTGAGCCTGGTCACGGCCTGGTTCATCAGCAGCGGCATCGTGCGGCCCCTGCGGCACGCCGTCAAGGTGGCGCGCAAGGTGGCTGGCGGCGACCTGAGCGGCAATATCCGCGTCGAATCCGGCGATGAGGTGGGCCAGTTGCTGCAGGCGCTGAAAGACATGAATGCCAGTTTGATCCATATCGTGGGCGACGTGCGCGGCGGCACGCAGGACATCGCGGGCGCGTCAGGCGAGATTGCCGCTGGCAACCTGGACTTGTCGCAGCGCACGCAGGCGCAAGCCAGTTCGCTGGAGCAGACAGCCGCCTCGATGGAAGAGCTGACTGGCACCGTCAAGCAAAATGCGGACAATGCGCGGCAAGCCAACCAGCTGGCGCAATCGGCCGCCGACGTGGCCGGCAAAGGGGGCAAGGTGGTGGCAGAAGTGGTTGATACCATGAGCTCGATCAATGCTTCGTCGAAAAAGATCGTCGATATCATCGGCGTGATCGACGCCATCGCCTTCCAGACGAACATCCTGGCCTTGAATGCGGCCGTGGAAGCGGCGCGCGCAGGCGAACAGGGACGCGGCTTTGCCGTCGTGGCCGCCGAAGTACGCACCCTGGCCCAGCGTTCGGCCGGCGCGGCGCGGGAAATCAAGCAACTGATCGGCGACTCCGTCGAGCGGGTCGACGCGGGCGCGCGCCTGGTCGATACGGCGGGCGCCACCATGCGCGAAATCGTGGCCAGCGTGCACCGCGTAACGGACATCATGGGCGAAATCAGCATGGCCAGCGGCGAACAATTGTCCGGCATCGAGCAAGTCAATGCCGCCATCGTGCAGATGGAGCATGTGACGCAACAAAACGCCGCGCTGGTGGAACAGGCGTCGACGGCGGCGGCCAGCATGCAACAGCGCGCCCAGCAGCTATCAGGCACGGTGGGCATCTTCACCTTGGGCAACGAGACAGCGTCCAGGCACGCGGCGCCGGCCATCAGCCTTGTCGCGGTGCAAGACACGACGCATGACAAGGGCACACCTGCCCTGTCACGCTCACGCGCCCCTGCTGTTAGAGCGCGCCTGAAAGCCTGA
- a CDS encoding DUF378 domain-containing protein yields MANIQAGSDGAANEEMTAKRLNVVDWISMILLIVGGLNWALVGLFDIDIVARILGAMTTASRGVYVLVGLAAVYSIYLCVRKLPAKP; encoded by the coding sequence ATGGCGAATATCCAGGCAGGATCGGACGGGGCGGCAAACGAGGAAATGACGGCAAAGCGCCTGAACGTGGTCGACTGGATCTCCATGATCCTGCTGATCGTGGGCGGCTTGAACTGGGCGCTGGTGGGCTTGTTCGACATCGACATCGTGGCCCGCATCCTCGGTGCCATGACGACGGCGTCGCGCGGCGTGTATGTGCTGGTGGGGCTGGCGGCGGTGTATTCCATTTACCTGTGCGTGCGCAAGCTGCCGGCCAAGCCCTAG
- a CDS encoding cytochrome c family protein, whose amino-acid sequence MTSTFRSLFSLASAGLLLTHAAITHAAAVPAPLMGNAEAGKAAFRKCASCHQVGPSARGGFGPKLTGVIGRKAAATTDYKYSAAMKNANIVWTEQNLAGFLKAPSDFIPGNNMRFWGIGNAQQVADLLAYLRTQ is encoded by the coding sequence ATGACATCCACCTTTCGCTCGCTCTTCTCTCTTGCCTCCGCGGGTTTGCTGCTGACGCACGCTGCCATCACGCACGCAGCCGCCGTTCCCGCCCCCCTCATGGGCAATGCCGAAGCGGGCAAGGCCGCGTTTCGCAAGTGCGCCTCTTGCCATCAGGTAGGGCCATCGGCGCGCGGCGGCTTCGGCCCCAAGCTGACGGGCGTGATTGGCCGCAAAGCCGCTGCCACCACCGATTACAAGTATTCGGCGGCCATGAAAAACGCGAACATCGTCTGGACCGAGCAAAACCTGGCCGGTTTCCTCAAGGCGCCCAGCGATTTCATTCCCGGCAATAACATGCGCTTTTGGGGCATCGGCAATGCCCAGCAAGTGGCCGATTTGCTGGCTTATCTGCGCACGCAGTAA
- a CDS encoding EamA family transporter — translation MTSPASTSPLPDSILLPSLAVLGGQISVNLGAAIAKNLFPVIGVEGITAYRVGFSALILLAIFRPWRFRLTRKDVLNLLVYGSVLGLMNLLIYRAFALIPIGIAVAIEVTGPLAVAMLSSRRPRDLFAVACAVFGLYLLLPLQGSPGSLDPIGVAYALGAALCWALYIIFGKRASTLQGGQAVAWGMTVAAMVTVPIGVAYSGTALLAPSIALMGLAIAMLSSALPYSLEIFALRRLPQGVFGMFSSAAPAVSALAAMAVLGELLSLTQWLAIACIVFASAMAALGAQGGKR, via the coding sequence ATGACCTCCCCCGCCTCGACTTCCCCCCTCCCCGACAGCATTTTGCTCCCGTCCCTGGCGGTCCTGGGAGGGCAGATTTCCGTCAATCTGGGGGCGGCGATTGCGAAGAATCTGTTTCCTGTCATCGGCGTCGAGGGGATTACGGCGTACCGGGTGGGTTTTTCGGCGCTGATCCTGCTGGCCATCTTCCGGCCCTGGCGTTTCCGGCTGACGCGCAAGGATGTGCTGAACTTGCTGGTCTACGGTTCCGTGCTGGGATTGATGAACTTGCTGATTTACCGGGCGTTTGCGCTGATACCGATCGGTATTGCCGTGGCCATCGAGGTGACGGGGCCGCTGGCCGTGGCCATGCTGTCGTCGCGCCGGCCCCGCGATTTATTCGCCGTCGCCTGCGCCGTGTTCGGCTTGTATTTATTGCTGCCGCTGCAGGGTAGCCCGGGCAGCCTGGACCCGATCGGCGTGGCGTATGCGCTGGGGGCGGCACTGTGCTGGGCGCTGTATATCATCTTCGGCAAGCGCGCCTCGACCTTGCAGGGCGGGCAAGCCGTGGCCTGGGGCATGACGGTGGCGGCCATGGTGACGGTGCCCATCGGCGTCGCGTATTCGGGCACCGCCCTGCTGGCGCCATCGATTGCGCTGATGGGCCTGGCAATCGCCATGCTGTCCAGCGCTCTGCCGTACTCGCTGGAAATCTTTGCCTTGCGCCGTTTGCCGCAAGGGGTGTTCGGCATGTTCAGCAGCGCGGCGCCCGCCGTCAGCGCGCTGGCCGCCATGGCGGTGCTGGGAGAACTGCTGAGCCTGACCCAGTGGCTGGCCATCGCCTGCATCGTGTTTGCGTCGGCCATGGCGGCGCTGGGCGCACAGGGCGGCAAGCGCTAG
- a CDS encoding ATP-binding protein — translation MRWTIDAIGKGTFGAKGIEPIVSTQRNKFLELIINNKIHHYIMLKLINKHLLISEINSISHCRHMKIFLSLNDNLNISSDKSGIIALLHPDSDKWNDFDLKLYAKLTIFQSGIKVWSKPLRMLVEMEPRTEDWFKKKLSNHSNSYLSLDDIGFLFITAQLSKDNYFSLGKVFGIDAATEILRSLHDLPTLRTQAKDLPDLSLTSTKEYFMGFVRKRDAYLISESNSNRLLIGAREDDVLREVRAFWSSYESLRFVENPTLIFDCSESALGKNRIAVLIGINGIGKTSVLVESAKIVTNTQDHISLNKITEGVCNLQDVGFELVVFATSTTPPSNLPQGVKCIKIGAGGNHRLSRTEAVAKIGRNSDGLSLAFLRKILIEAIENFDIEVPVKHGGYTLLRTFGGERDRLDFCANVDTARGLRFVDSNGVERGLSSGEECLIDIALNVSAQVMPNTLLLLDELENSMHPKFISTGISILRAILISQNSFCIMASHSALVVREVEAISVHIFQRQNEDTKILRPMLQTFGESVGLINDIIFDDHTVKKSFETVISDAVDNSSDVEKFDREVRNLLGVDGLSYYRKIKEASK, via the coding sequence ATGCGGTGGACTATCGATGCTATAGGCAAAGGAACTTTCGGCGCTAAAGGAATAGAACCCATAGTATCAACTCAGAGAAATAAATTCCTTGAATTGATAATAAATAATAAAATTCACCACTATATAATGTTAAAATTAATAAATAAGCATTTATTAATTTCTGAAATCAACTCAATAAGTCATTGCCGACATATGAAAATATTCCTATCATTAAACGATAACTTAAATATTTCTTCCGATAAAAGCGGCATCATTGCACTATTGCATCCCGACAGCGATAAGTGGAATGATTTTGATTTGAAGCTATATGCAAAACTCACAATATTTCAGTCTGGAATAAAGGTTTGGTCAAAACCTCTGCGAATGCTTGTTGAGATGGAACCGCGTACTGAAGACTGGTTTAAGAAGAAATTGTCGAATCACTCCAATAGTTACTTATCGTTAGATGATATTGGATTTCTCTTTATAACTGCACAGCTATCCAAAGATAATTACTTTTCTTTAGGGAAAGTTTTCGGAATAGATGCGGCGACTGAAATTCTTCGCTCATTACATGATTTGCCGACTCTGCGAACACAGGCTAAAGATTTACCAGACCTTAGCTTAACGTCGACCAAAGAATATTTTATGGGTTTCGTTAGAAAACGTGATGCCTATCTTATTTCAGAAAGTAATTCGAATCGTCTTTTAATTGGAGCTAGAGAAGATGATGTTTTAAGAGAGGTTCGAGCGTTCTGGTCAAGTTATGAAAGTTTGAGATTTGTAGAAAATCCAACATTAATTTTCGATTGCTCTGAAAGTGCGCTTGGAAAAAACAGGATTGCCGTTTTAATCGGAATAAATGGCATTGGAAAGACCAGCGTACTAGTGGAGTCGGCAAAAATAGTTACGAATACACAAGACCATATATCACTAAATAAAATTACAGAAGGCGTTTGCAACCTGCAAGATGTTGGATTTGAACTTGTCGTATTTGCCACCTCAACAACTCCGCCGTCAAACCTACCTCAAGGCGTAAAGTGTATTAAGATTGGAGCGGGAGGCAATCATCGATTATCCCGAACAGAGGCGGTAGCGAAAATTGGAAGAAATTCAGATGGATTATCATTAGCGTTCTTGCGCAAAATTCTTATAGAGGCAATCGAGAATTTTGATATAGAAGTACCCGTTAAACATGGTGGATATACTCTTTTAAGAACTTTTGGAGGAGAACGAGATCGACTAGATTTTTGCGCAAACGTGGACACTGCCAGAGGCCTACGCTTTGTAGATTCGAATGGCGTTGAGCGCGGCCTTAGCTCTGGAGAAGAATGCCTAATAGATATTGCCTTAAATGTATCAGCACAGGTGATGCCAAATACTTTACTATTATTGGATGAACTTGAAAATAGTATGCATCCAAAATTTATATCGACTGGAATATCTATTTTGCGAGCGATATTAATATCACAAAATTCCTTTTGCATTATGGCGTCACATTCAGCATTGGTTGTTCGAGAAGTTGAGGCTATTTCTGTTCATATATTCCAAAGACAAAATGAAGATACGAAAATACTGAGACCAATGCTTCAAACATTTGGTGAAAGCGTTGGCTTAATAAATGACATAATATTCGATGACCATACAGTAAAAAAATCGTTTGAAACGGTAATTAGCGACGCAGTGGACAACTCAAGTGATGTTGAAAAATTTGATCGGGAAGTGAGAAACTTGCTTGGAGTAGATGGACTTAGTTATTACCGAAAAATCAAAGAAGCAAGCAAATAA